One window of Cervus canadensis isolate Bull #8, Minnesota chromosome 19, ASM1932006v1, whole genome shotgun sequence genomic DNA carries:
- the ZGRF1 gene encoding protein ZGRF1 isoform X4 — translation MESQEFIVLYTHQKMKKSKVWQDGILKISHLGNKAILYDDKGGCLESLFLKCLEVKPGDDLESDRYLITVEEVKVAGSTAVKQDVIKEAPVLNSKRCMSSGRSLGCQLAGLKRKFTGFQGPRQVPKKTVITENSEPAASLESEKPGPVFLSPLYNTPPLFSTVGKKDTSNMPTDSENIVTYKNRERNGIPFSSVISTPSFKINPEVLCEENYVCSPISSVNKHSDSLLTDESMKRDSLVSHGLGVSQNIRSKAQILALLKSTSTSTSKELNSEIIGHFLQIQPQGSLAIPTEPNCLIEQEEYAEVTSTESLHNQHQSENAMRNKSRWAMYLSSQSSPVDSSTVDGKNAEEKPKTQEGNLNLKDLSMQKRIQFFETCAEKGKRYNEDKLIDDNDQSWDQEGKLEISSFYENSSLPINCSIVVNDGLLLDSDIQKSNKRSVDQNDQIGIKGSILIREKAQEININGTPEKKYEHLQIESSLSNNSGISDDSTNIFSKSSTNNESLSSIHEPMSDISQPLVEVTFNLNNFETSDTEEESQESSRISQDSEDWVKETSVNSSNSRCENISCKEVSSEHLPLSTSIGDTLSETFPTKEILPSQFCDKTCVGYDTETWKAGNTGKEIKEVCSDTLSNFDSSLEWTDDRHVENDEGTNKSISASFPSKSESMNTNLNIPHFLNIATDQKPENNPFSEQAQTRPLILGSDLDKNTNQVLPLTSSSGNSIQLLNAKQIHSKECIALDKSQTQASNSLCYPLGKTHISRDTESHISESEEVGRSQSLFQDHIDVETSGESKQYWNNLRNSSEISGLVNSISLLKSLAEHSTALEGLEVLKKKNTSFKQQGTLQTYESDSNPEARKPLTTIVSQATPKSPHLNQDPHQMIKENKVEPSESLQSLQFFPLGSEEETAFLAVIPKQMERETCKDPKPVEFQGHQVKGSATSAVMVRGHSSQVGCSQILDSTAYESCTTNTCVLTPELPSTCMQIDFLQFPNEENFPKGDTSFTIEDNFQVIAEFNKDLIKNDSILDFPPKDSDHLHNYLDYNFKSTERTSWEKNKVTSPEQKISTLSPVSTLCFNSRDDDFMLEFSEESLKAQTLPVMKKSSSLENKNLQRLSFQEVNDSELCFPSGQKNI, via the exons atggaaagccAGGAATTTATT GTACTATATACTCATCAAAAGATGAAGAAGTCAAAAGTATGGCAAGATGGAATTCTGAAGATCAGTCACTTAGGAAACAAA gCAATTTTATATGATGACAAAGGAGGATGTTTGGAGAGTTTATTTCTTAAGTGCCTTGAG gtTAAACCTGGAGATGATTTAGAAAGTGATCGGTACTTAATCACCGTTGAGGAGGTTAAAGTTGCTGGAAGCACAGCTGTCAAGCAGGACGTCATTAAAGAAGCACCAGTATTAAATTCAAAGAGGTGTATGTCTTCTGGCCGATCCCTTGGGTGTCAGCTTGCTGGTCTAAAAAGGAAGTTTACT ggTTTTCAAGGACCACGTCAAGTGCCAAAGAAAACGGTTATTACAGAAAATAGTGAACCAGCTGCTTCACTTGAGTCTGAGAAACCTGGTCCTGTTTTTCTTTCACCATTGTACAACACACCTCCTTTGTTTTCTACAGTTGGCAAGAAAGATACAAGTAATATGCCAACAGACTCTGAGAACATTGTCACTTACAAGAACAGAGAGCGAAATGGCATACCTTTTTCTTCAGTTATCTCTACTCCATCCTTCAAGATTAACCCAGAAGTGCTATGTGAAGAAAATTATGTTTGCTCTCCTATCAGTTCTGTAAATAAgcattcagattctttactgaccgaTGAGTCCATGAAAAGAGATAGTTTGGTATCTCACGGTTTAGGAGTTTCACAAAACATTAGAAGCAAAGCCCAGATATTAGCTCTTCTGAAGTCCACATCCACAAGTACGTCTAAGGAGCTAAATTCTGAGATTATAGGACATTTCCTTCAGATACAACCACAAGGAAGTTTAGCAATTCCTACTGAACCAAATTGCTTAATTGAACAGGAAGAGTATGCTGAAGTGACGAGCACAGAAAGTTTACACAACCAGCATCAATCAGAAAATGCCATGAGAAATAAAAGTCGGTGGGCCATGTATTTATCCTCACAGAGTTCACCTGTAGATTCTTCTACAGTAGATGGAAAAAATGCAGAAGAGAAACCCAAGACCCAAGAAGGTAATTTAAACTTGAAAGACCTTTCGATGCAAAAAAGGATCCAGTTCTTTGAAACATGTgctgaaaagggaaaaaggtATAATGAAGATAAGCTAATAGATGATAATGATCAATCCTGGGATCAAGAAGGAAAACTAGAAATTTCTTCATTCTATGAAAACAGTAGCTTACCAATTAATTGTAGCATTGTAGTCAATGATGGCTTATTATTAGATTCTGacattcaaaaaagtaataaaagatcTGTTGATCAAAATGACCAGATAGGcataaaaggatcaattcttaTTAGAGAAAAAGCACAGGAGATAAATATAAATGGAACACCAGAAAAAAAGTATGAACATCTACAAATTGAATCTTCACTAAGTAACAATTCTGGGATCTCTGATGATAGTactaatatattttctaaaagtagTACTAACAATGAAAGCCTTAGTAGTATTCATGAACCCATGAGTGATATATCACAGCCACTTGTGGAAGTCACATTTAATCTAAACAATTTTGAAACCAGTGACACTGAAGAGGAATCACAGGAAAGCAGCAGAATTTCCCAGGATTCAGAGGATTGGGTGAAGGAAACTTCGGTTAATAGCAGCAATTCAAGATGTGAGAATATAAGCTGTAAAGAAGTTAGCAGTGAGCATCTGCCTCTCTCAACGTCTATTGGGGACACACTTTCAGAGACATTTCCCACGAAAGAGATTCTGCCATCACAGTTTTGTGATAAAACTTGTGTAGGTTATGACACAGAAACTTGGAAGGCTGGAAacactggaaaagaaataaaggaggtGTGTAGTGACACATTAAGCAATTTTGACTCATCTTTAGAGTGGACTGATGATAGACATGTAGAAAATGATGAAGGCACTAATAAATCCATTAGTGCTTCCTTCCCAAGTAAATCTGAAAGTATGAACACAAATTTAAatattcctcattttttaaacataGCCACTGATCAGAAACCTGAAAACAACCCATTTTCAGAACAGGCTCAGACTCGGCCTCTTATTTTGGGAAGTGACTTAGACAAAAATACCAATCAGGTTTTACCATTAACCTCTAGCAGTGGGAACAGTATCCAGCTATTAAATGCCAAACAGATTCATTCTAAAGAATGTATTGCACTTGATAAATCACAGACCCAAGCTTCCAATTCTTTGTGTTACCCTTTGGGAAAAACACATATTTCCAGAGACACAGAATCACATATTTCTGAATCTGAAGAGGTGGGAAGGAGTCAAAGTTTATTCCAGGACCATATTGATGTAGAAACTTCTGGAGAAAGCAAACAATACTGGAATAATCTTAGAAATTCTTCAGAAATTTCTGGATTAGTAAATAGCATTTCTCTCTTAAAATCATTGGCTGAACACAGTACGGCTTTGGAAGGCTTGGaagtattgaaaaagaaaaatacctccTTTAAACAACAAGGAACTCTGCAGACGTATGAGTCAGATAGCAATCCTGAAG CTAGGAAACCATTGACTACAATAGTTTCACAAGCTACACCAAAGTCTCCTCATCTGAACCAGGATCCTCATCAG atgataaaagaaaataaagttgaacCAAGTGAATCACTTCAGTCTTTGCAG TTCTTTCCCTTGGGCAGTGAAGAAGAGACTGCTTTTCTAGCTGTTATTcctaaacaaatggagagagaaaCCTGTAAAGACCCCAAG CCTGTTGAGTTTCAAGGGCACCAGGTGAAAGGATCCGCTACTAGTGCTGTGATGGTCAGAGGACACAGTTCACAGGTTGGATGCAGTCAGATTTTGGATAGCACTGCGTATGAAAGCTGCACAACAAACACTTGTGTTTTGACACCAGAGTTGCCTAGCACTTGTATGCAGattgacttcttgcag TTCCCAAATGAAGAAAACTTTCCAAAAGGAGATACTAGCTTTACTATTGAAGACAATTTTCAAGTGATAGCTGAGTTTAATAAGGACTTGATTAAAAATGATT CAATTTTAGATTTCCCTCCTAAAGATTCAGACCATTTACATAATTATTTggattataattttaaatcaacAGAGAGGACTTCGTGGGAAAAAAATAAG GTGACATCACCAGAACAGAAGATCTCAACATTAAGCCCTGTTTCTACTTTATGTTTTAACTCGAGAGATGATGACTTCATGCTAGAATTCTCTGAGGAGTCCCTGAAAGCGCAAACTTTACCTG TAATGAAAAAATCAAGTTCTCTGGAGAATAAGAACCTTCAaaggctttccttccaa GAGGTAAATGACTCTGAGCTATGCTTCCCAAGTGGGCAGAAG aacatttaa
- the ZGRF1 gene encoding protein ZGRF1 isoform X2 has translation MESQEFIVLYTHQKMKKSKVWQDGILKISHLGNKAILYDDKGGCLESLFLKCLEVKPGDDLESDRYLITVEEVKVAGSTAVKQDVIKEAPVLNSKRCMSSGRSLGCQLAGLKRKFTGFQGPRQVPKKTVITENSEPAASLESEKPGPVFLSPLYNTPPLFSTVGKKDTSNMPTDSENIVTYKNRERNGIPFSSVISTPSFKINPEVLCEENYVCSPISSVNKHSDSLLTDESMKRDSLVSHGLGVSQNIRSKAQILALLKSTSTSTSKELNSEIIGHFLQIQPQGSLAIPTEPNCLIEQEEYAEVTSTESLHNQHQSENAMRNKSRWAMYLSSQSSPVDSSTVDGKNAEEKPKTQEGNLNLKDLSMQKRIQFFETCAEKGKRYNEDKLIDDNDQSWDQEGKLEISSFYENSSLPINCSIVVNDGLLLDSDIQKSNKRSVDQNDQIGIKGSILIREKAQEININGTPEKKYEHLQIESSLSNNSGISDDSTNIFSKSSTNNESLSSIHEPMSDISQPLVEVTFNLNNFETSDTEEESQESSRISQDSEDWVKETSVNSSNSRCENISCKEVSSEHLPLSTSIGDTLSETFPTKEILPSQFCDKTCVGYDTETWKAGNTGKEIKEVCSDTLSNFDSSLEWTDDRHVENDEGTNKSISASFPSKSESMNTNLNIPHFLNIATDQKPENNPFSEQAQTRPLILGSDLDKNTNQVLPLTSSSGNSIQLLNAKQIHSKECIALDKSQTQASNSLCYPLGKTHISRDTESHISESEEVGRSQSLFQDHIDVETSGESKQYWNNLRNSSEISGLVNSISLLKSLAEHSTALEGLEVLKKKNTSFKQQGTLQTYESDSNPEARKPLTTIVSQATPKSPHLNQDPHQMIKENKVEPSESLQSLQFFPLGSEEETAFLAVIPKQMERETCKDPKPVEFQGHQVKGSATSAVMVRGHSSQVGCSQILDSTAYESCTTNTCVLTPELPSTCMQIDFLQFPNEENFPKGDTSFTIEDNFQVIAEFNKDLIKNDSILDFPPKDSDHLHNYLDYNFKSTERTSWEKNKVTSPEQKISTLSPVSTLCFNSRDDDFMLEFSEESLKAQTLPVMKKSSSLENKNLQRLSFQVSRTQAPPASGPPDLDSCSSMMGCNRQKASGSPILSLCEESAVPSFSFGPKDQSEASFPNESREVTPGDVSLLDNTSTQSKWQKYQNIRQCNLTTPNRVDEKVTDGFHAEAVSGMHFSNTGERESDAVNESSLDSVHLQMIKHVLQQQQQDFSSQDSVCRRKTFSLNINQASKTEEIQNMLGEYACYNCSVTGDLQVRKYTSVFLVHLFQYLSEFQQKNYQSHTSEMILVLKPVALGFFVLFCF, from the exons atggaaagccAGGAATTTATT GTACTATATACTCATCAAAAGATGAAGAAGTCAAAAGTATGGCAAGATGGAATTCTGAAGATCAGTCACTTAGGAAACAAA gCAATTTTATATGATGACAAAGGAGGATGTTTGGAGAGTTTATTTCTTAAGTGCCTTGAG gtTAAACCTGGAGATGATTTAGAAAGTGATCGGTACTTAATCACCGTTGAGGAGGTTAAAGTTGCTGGAAGCACAGCTGTCAAGCAGGACGTCATTAAAGAAGCACCAGTATTAAATTCAAAGAGGTGTATGTCTTCTGGCCGATCCCTTGGGTGTCAGCTTGCTGGTCTAAAAAGGAAGTTTACT ggTTTTCAAGGACCACGTCAAGTGCCAAAGAAAACGGTTATTACAGAAAATAGTGAACCAGCTGCTTCACTTGAGTCTGAGAAACCTGGTCCTGTTTTTCTTTCACCATTGTACAACACACCTCCTTTGTTTTCTACAGTTGGCAAGAAAGATACAAGTAATATGCCAACAGACTCTGAGAACATTGTCACTTACAAGAACAGAGAGCGAAATGGCATACCTTTTTCTTCAGTTATCTCTACTCCATCCTTCAAGATTAACCCAGAAGTGCTATGTGAAGAAAATTATGTTTGCTCTCCTATCAGTTCTGTAAATAAgcattcagattctttactgaccgaTGAGTCCATGAAAAGAGATAGTTTGGTATCTCACGGTTTAGGAGTTTCACAAAACATTAGAAGCAAAGCCCAGATATTAGCTCTTCTGAAGTCCACATCCACAAGTACGTCTAAGGAGCTAAATTCTGAGATTATAGGACATTTCCTTCAGATACAACCACAAGGAAGTTTAGCAATTCCTACTGAACCAAATTGCTTAATTGAACAGGAAGAGTATGCTGAAGTGACGAGCACAGAAAGTTTACACAACCAGCATCAATCAGAAAATGCCATGAGAAATAAAAGTCGGTGGGCCATGTATTTATCCTCACAGAGTTCACCTGTAGATTCTTCTACAGTAGATGGAAAAAATGCAGAAGAGAAACCCAAGACCCAAGAAGGTAATTTAAACTTGAAAGACCTTTCGATGCAAAAAAGGATCCAGTTCTTTGAAACATGTgctgaaaagggaaaaaggtATAATGAAGATAAGCTAATAGATGATAATGATCAATCCTGGGATCAAGAAGGAAAACTAGAAATTTCTTCATTCTATGAAAACAGTAGCTTACCAATTAATTGTAGCATTGTAGTCAATGATGGCTTATTATTAGATTCTGacattcaaaaaagtaataaaagatcTGTTGATCAAAATGACCAGATAGGcataaaaggatcaattcttaTTAGAGAAAAAGCACAGGAGATAAATATAAATGGAACACCAGAAAAAAAGTATGAACATCTACAAATTGAATCTTCACTAAGTAACAATTCTGGGATCTCTGATGATAGTactaatatattttctaaaagtagTACTAACAATGAAAGCCTTAGTAGTATTCATGAACCCATGAGTGATATATCACAGCCACTTGTGGAAGTCACATTTAATCTAAACAATTTTGAAACCAGTGACACTGAAGAGGAATCACAGGAAAGCAGCAGAATTTCCCAGGATTCAGAGGATTGGGTGAAGGAAACTTCGGTTAATAGCAGCAATTCAAGATGTGAGAATATAAGCTGTAAAGAAGTTAGCAGTGAGCATCTGCCTCTCTCAACGTCTATTGGGGACACACTTTCAGAGACATTTCCCACGAAAGAGATTCTGCCATCACAGTTTTGTGATAAAACTTGTGTAGGTTATGACACAGAAACTTGGAAGGCTGGAAacactggaaaagaaataaaggaggtGTGTAGTGACACATTAAGCAATTTTGACTCATCTTTAGAGTGGACTGATGATAGACATGTAGAAAATGATGAAGGCACTAATAAATCCATTAGTGCTTCCTTCCCAAGTAAATCTGAAAGTATGAACACAAATTTAAatattcctcattttttaaacataGCCACTGATCAGAAACCTGAAAACAACCCATTTTCAGAACAGGCTCAGACTCGGCCTCTTATTTTGGGAAGTGACTTAGACAAAAATACCAATCAGGTTTTACCATTAACCTCTAGCAGTGGGAACAGTATCCAGCTATTAAATGCCAAACAGATTCATTCTAAAGAATGTATTGCACTTGATAAATCACAGACCCAAGCTTCCAATTCTTTGTGTTACCCTTTGGGAAAAACACATATTTCCAGAGACACAGAATCACATATTTCTGAATCTGAAGAGGTGGGAAGGAGTCAAAGTTTATTCCAGGACCATATTGATGTAGAAACTTCTGGAGAAAGCAAACAATACTGGAATAATCTTAGAAATTCTTCAGAAATTTCTGGATTAGTAAATAGCATTTCTCTCTTAAAATCATTGGCTGAACACAGTACGGCTTTGGAAGGCTTGGaagtattgaaaaagaaaaatacctccTTTAAACAACAAGGAACTCTGCAGACGTATGAGTCAGATAGCAATCCTGAAG CTAGGAAACCATTGACTACAATAGTTTCACAAGCTACACCAAAGTCTCCTCATCTGAACCAGGATCCTCATCAG atgataaaagaaaataaagttgaacCAAGTGAATCACTTCAGTCTTTGCAG TTCTTTCCCTTGGGCAGTGAAGAAGAGACTGCTTTTCTAGCTGTTATTcctaaacaaatggagagagaaaCCTGTAAAGACCCCAAG CCTGTTGAGTTTCAAGGGCACCAGGTGAAAGGATCCGCTACTAGTGCTGTGATGGTCAGAGGACACAGTTCACAGGTTGGATGCAGTCAGATTTTGGATAGCACTGCGTATGAAAGCTGCACAACAAACACTTGTGTTTTGACACCAGAGTTGCCTAGCACTTGTATGCAGattgacttcttgcag TTCCCAAATGAAGAAAACTTTCCAAAAGGAGATACTAGCTTTACTATTGAAGACAATTTTCAAGTGATAGCTGAGTTTAATAAGGACTTGATTAAAAATGATT CAATTTTAGATTTCCCTCCTAAAGATTCAGACCATTTACATAATTATTTggattataattttaaatcaacAGAGAGGACTTCGTGGGAAAAAAATAAG GTGACATCACCAGAACAGAAGATCTCAACATTAAGCCCTGTTTCTACTTTATGTTTTAACTCGAGAGATGATGACTTCATGCTAGAATTCTCTGAGGAGTCCCTGAAAGCGCAAACTTTACCTG TAATGAAAAAATCAAGTTCTCTGGAGAATAAGAACCTTCAaaggctttccttccaagtaagTAGAACCCAAGCTCCACCTGCAAGCGGGCCACCTGACTTAGACTCTTGTTCATCTATGATGGGCTGCAACAGGCAAAAGGCTTCTGGTTCTCCCATACTCAGCTTGTGTGAAGAGTCAGCAGTTCCTTCTTTTAGCTTTGGGCCCAAGGACCAAAGTGAGGCTTCTTTCCCTAACGAATCTAGGGAAGTGACTCCAGGTGATGTTTCACTTCTTGATAATACATCTACTCAAAGCAAGTGGcagaaatatcaaaatatacGCCAGTGCAACTTGACTACTCCAAACAGAGTTGATGAGAAGGTAACAGATGGCTTCCATGCTGAGGCTGTTTCTGGGATGCATTTTAGTAACAcaggtgaaagagagagtgatgCTGTGAATGAAAGTTCTTTAGACTCTGTGCATTTACAAATGATAAAACACGtgcttcagcagcagcagcaggactttAGCAGTCAAGATTCGGTTTGCAGAAGGAAgacattttctttgaatataaacCAGGCTTCTAAGACTGAGGAAATTCAGAATATGTTAGGAGAGTATGCCTGCTACAACTGCAGTGTAACAGGAgatttacaggtgaggaaatacACCAGTGTTTTCTTGGTGCATCTTTTCCAGTACTTATCTGAATTTCAACAAAAGAATTACCAAAGTCATACAAGTGAAATGATTTTAGTCTTGAAGCCAGtggctttgggtttttttgttttgttttgtttttag